In the genome of Cryptomeria japonica chromosome 8, Sugi_1.0, whole genome shotgun sequence, one region contains:
- the LOC131857601 gene encoding uncharacterized protein LOC131857601: MPKKVLNNSPYKLFYGKDALFHVSLEIPALQLLKSIEVEENGTMDLRLAEIMELEEVREAAFASLQNRQQTIKKWFDNKKSFDLDFKQGDLVLKYNERMANPSQHARFDELWEGPFHIIGCKGFNSFDLEDMQGDSLKILVNGFHLKPFH; encoded by the coding sequence ATGCCCAAGAAGGTCTTAAATAATTCCCCATATAAACTATTCTATGGTAAAGACGCACTATTTCACGTGTCTTTGGAAATCCCTGCCTTGCAATTACTTAAGTCTATCGAGGTGGAAGAGAATGGTACCATGGACTTAAGGTTGGCAGAAATTATGGAACTAGAAGAGGTGAGGGAAGCTGCATTTGCGTCTCTTCAAAACCGTCAGCAAACCATCAAGAAGTGGTTCGACAATAAAAAGAGTTTTGACCTAGATTTCAAACAAGGTGACCTAGTTTTGAAGTACAATGAAAGGATGGCTAATCCTAGTCAGCATGCCAGGTTTGATGAgttatgggagggacccttccaCATAATAGGTTGCAAAGGGTTCaattcttttgatcttgaagatatgCAAGGAGACTCTCTCAAGATCCTGGTCAATGGGTTCCACCTTAAGCCTTTTCATTAG